From Ananas comosus cultivar F153 linkage group 8, ASM154086v1, whole genome shotgun sequence, one genomic window encodes:
- the LOC109713945 gene encoding uncharacterized protein LOC109713945, whose protein sequence is MVCVHAGLWALKTLSLTNESEKEKDLFGLGQPNRNPSLSACPRIKALMRLLRRFEEEKLASYLYACNCCFCNLCTPGFPLREANSKSPLYVNNVGGCIKVIPPTSFGLCRSKARR, encoded by the exons ATGGTTTGTGTTCATGCTGGGCTTTGGGCTCTTAAAACCCTGAGCTTAACTAACGAGTCTGAAAAGGAAAAGGACTTATTTGGGCTTGGCCAACCCAACCGGAATCCCAGCTTATCTGCTTGTCCAA GAATCAAAGCTTTAATGAGGTTGCTTCGGAGGTTCGAAGAAGAGAAATTAGCCTCTTATCTCTATGCATGCAATTGTTGCTTCTGTAATCTCTGCACTCCGGGGTTTCCGCTAAGAGAGGCAAATTCGAAGTCCCCACTCTATGTCAACAATGTTGGTGGGTGTATTAAG GTCATACCGCCGACCTCTTTTGGTCTGTGCAGATCCAAAGCCAGGAGATGA